Below is a genomic region from Sutterella megalosphaeroides.
GCGCGCGGTTTGCGACCTCCTGCGTGATCGTGCCGTCGTGCTTCACCTCGGCGTAGTCGCGCACGCGTCGGAGAAGACGGTTTGCGACGCGGGGCGTCCCGCGGGAGCGGCACGCCACTTCGCGCGCGCCCTCGGGGTCGATCGCGACGCCGAGCAGACGGGCCGAGCGGCGAACGATCGTCACGAGCTCTTCGGTCGTGTAGAACTGGAGCTGATTGACGATGCCGAAACGCGCGCGCAGGGGGTTCGTGAGCGAACCCGCACGGGTCGTTGCGCCGATCAGCGTAAAGGGCGGCAGATCGATCTTGATCGAGCGCGCCGCGGGCCCCTCGCCGATCATGATGTCGATCTGATAGTCCTCGAGCGCGGGGTAGAGGATTTCCTCGACGACGGGCGAGAGACGATGGATTTCGTCGATGAAGAGGACGTCGTTTTTCTCAAGGTTCGTGAGAATCGCCGCTAGGTCTCCGGGGCGCTCGAGCACGGGGCCCGACGTTTGCCTGAGGTTCACGCCCATTTCATGGGCGACGATATGGGCGAGCGTCGTCTTCCCTAGCCCGGGAGGTCCGAAAAGGAGCAGATGGTCGAGCGGATCTCCGCGGCGTTTGGCGGCTTCGATGAAGATATGGAGCTGTTCGCGCACGGCCTGCTGGCCGACGTAGTCGGCGAGCATCGTCGGGCGCAGCGCGCGGTCGATGTTCTCTTCGTTGGGGCTCGCGGTTTCGCCCGCGATGAGGCGCTCGTCGGCGGACATGAGATTCTCCCGGGAAAAGACGTGGCGTAGTGGGTGTGTGAGAGACTAGCGCGTTTCGGCCCGAGGGCTCGGGCCTGTTCGGCGTTCTCTCTCAGCGCGCAAGCGCCTTCAAGGCGAGTCGGATCCCGTCCGAGACGCTCGCCTCGGGCGGGAGTCCCTTCATGGCCGCCTTGGCTTCGCGTTCCGAGTAGCCGAGCGCAAGGAGCGCGCTCAGGATGTCGGCGTTGTGCGAGGACGCTTCCGTCGCGCCCGCGGCGGCAAAGAGCCCCGTCACGATCGCGGAACCTGCGAGCTTCCCCTTGAGTTCGAGAACGAGGCGTTCGGCGGTCTTTTTCCCGATCCCGGGCACCCGAATGAGCGGGGCGGTTTCGCCCGATTCGACCGCTTCGGAAAGCTTCTCGGGGGAAAGCCCCGAGAGGATCGCGAGCGCAATCCTCGGGCCGACCCCGGAAATCTTGATGAGCTCTCGAAAGGCCGCGCGCTCCGCGCCCGTCGCGAAGCCGTAGAGAAGCTGCGCGTCTTCGCGCACGACGAGGTGCGTGAAAAGCGTCACTTCGGCCCCTTCGGCGGGGAGGTTGCAGAAGGTCGACATCGGCACGTCGACTTCGTAGCCGACGCCCGAAACGTCGACGAGGATTTGCGGAGGCCGTTTTTCGAGCAGTTGGCCGCGCAGACGTCCGATCATGAGCGTGTTCCTTTCTGAAGTAGTTGCGTCCAGGCCGCGCGCGCGCCGCGCGAGGAGGCGCCGCGCCGGGCGGTCGCGTAGGTGCGCGCCGTGGCGCCCGAGCGCTCGAGCGCTCGAAGTTTCAAGGTGTGCGAGCAGCAGAGCGCGCACGCGAGCGCGTCGGCCGCGTCGGTGCGCGGAAGCGTCTCAAGGCCGAAGAGAAGCGCCATCATCTGCTGAATCTGCGCCTTGTCGGCCTTGCCGCTTCCCGTCACCGCCTGCTTGATTTCGCTCGGCGTGAATTCTTCGACGCGCAGCCCCTTGAGGGCCGCCGCGACGAGCGCCGCGCCGCGCGCCTGCCCGAGGCGAAGCGTGCTTTGCGGATTGATGTTGACGAAGACCCGCTCGGCCGAGCAGACGGTCGGGCGGTGCGTTTCGATAAGTTCCGTCAAGCGCGACGTGATGACGCCGAGCCGGAAGGCGAGTTCCCCGTCGGGCACGTCGATGACGCCGCAGGCGACGAACCGTTCGGTGCCCCCGCTCGCTTCGACGACGGCCCAACCCGTGTGATTCAACCCCGGGTCCATGCCGAGGATGCGCAGGGGAGCCGTCGTCGGGGAAGTCCCGAGCGCGTCCGGCATCAGGGCTTCAGCCCTCCGAAGCCGCCCATGCCGGGAAGCCCCATGCCGCCCAAGGCACGCATCATGCGGGAGAGCCCGCCCTTTTTCATGCGCTTCATCATTTCCTGGGTCTGCTCGAACTGCTTCAGAAGGCGATTGACTTCCTGCACGGGCACGCCCGCACCGAGGGCGATGCGCTTCTTGCGGCTCGCCTTGATGAGTTCGGGCTTGCGGCGCTCCAGGGGCGTCATCGAGTCGATGATCCCCATCGTGCGGCGCACCTGCTTCTGGACTTCCTTGTCGTTCACCTTCCCCGCCATTTCCTGGAACTGCGCGGGGAGCTTCTCGAGGATCGAGGAGAAGTTGTCCATGGCGCCCATTTGCGCGAGTTGCGCGCGGAAGTCGTTGAGGTCGAAGCGGTCGCCCGCCTTCAACTTCGTCGCGAGCTTTTCGGCTTCGGCGATGTTGATCGACTTCGTGACGTCCTTCACGAGACCCACGATGTCGCCCATGCCGAGAATGCGGGAGGCCATTGCTTCCGGATCGAACGCATCAAAGCCCGTGAGCTTTTCGCCCGACCCCACGAACTTGATGGGCTTCCCCGTGACGTGGCGCACGGAGAGTGCCGCACCGCCGCGGCTGTCGCCGTCCGTCTTCGTGAGGATGATCCCCGTAAGGGGGAGCCGCTCGTGGAAGGCCTTCGCCGTGTTGACCGCGTCCTGACCGAGCATCGCGTCGATCACGAAGAGCGTTTCGGCGGGCTTCAGGAACGTATTGAGTTCGGCGACCTCGCGCATCATCGCTTCGTCGATCGCCAGACGACCGGCCGTGTCGACGATCAGAACGTCGTAGAAGCGGCGGCGGGCGTGATCGATCGCGCCCGCGGCGATGTCGAGGGGCTTTTCGTTCGGGGTCGAGGGGAACCAGTCGGCGCCCGCCTGTTCGGTGACGGTCTTCAACTGATCGATGGCGGCGGGTCGATAGACGTCGGCCGACACCGTCAGAACTTTCTTCTTCATCGTCTCGACGAGGTACTTCGCGAGCTTGCCCGCGGACGTCGTCTTACCCGCACCCTGAAGGCCCGCGAGAAGGATCACGGCCGGAGGCTGTACGCGCAGGTTGAGGCTGCGCTCTTCTTCGGTGAGGTCGCCCCCGATGACGGCCGTAAGTTCGCGTTGCACGACGCCTACGAGCGCCTGACCGGGGTTGAGGTTGCCGACCACCTCTTCGCCCATGGCTTTTTCTTTGATGCGCGCGAGCACTTCGCGCACAACGGGGAGCGCCACGTCGGCTTCGAGAAGCGCCATGCGCACTTCGCGCAGCATGTCGCGGGTGTTTTCTTCCGTAAGGCGCGCCTGACCGCGCATCGTCTTCACGATTTTCGAAAGACGCTGGCTGAGTGAATCGAACATGTGGGTTCCTCTGTGGATCCCGGCGTCAACCGCGACGGGGATCGGAATTGGGGCCGGCCGCGTCGGGGGCGCAGTCGCCCGAAAGGGGCGAGCGCCGCACCCGGAGCCCGCCGGACGTGCCGCTCCGGAGTCGGTCGGAAGCACTGAAACTTCAGTCTTTCCTAAGACCGGAGGCTATAGAATAAAGACAATTGCGGCGGGTCTTCCCGAGCATCCCGGACGGGGTGCGGGCCCGCGGCATCCGGGGAGTTTTCCGTCCCTCGGAAAACGACATATTTTAAGGGGAGCCGGCCGCTTTTGCTTGTACGGTCATTCACCCGAACGCACGGCAAAGAGGACCACGGTCGACGAGCTCCGACGACGAATCGAGAAAGACAGAATGACAATGATGACGATTTGCACGGGCCTGGCCGCCCTCTTGTATCTTGCGGCCGGAACGGCCATCGTGGGCGCCATGAAAAACGACACGCCGCGCGCGTCGGGCCTCATCCGGGTGCCGATCCTGCTCGGCATGCTCCTGCAGGGCTACGCGATTCAGGGCGAAATGTTCCGCGCCGACGCCGTTCACTTCGGGTTCGGCTTTGCGATTTCGGTGACGTTCTTCTTCGCGGTGCTCGTGCTTCTCGTCGAATCGTACGTGCACCGTCTGCACGGACAGTTCGGGATCATTCTCGTGGCGGCCGCCTTTGCCGTGCTTCTCCCCGTGGTCTTCCCCGGGCAGCCGATTCCGGCCGCCGAATGGACGACGCTCTTCCGCTGGCATCTTCTTCTCGCCATCGCCGCTTACGGCTTCATGACGATCGCGCTCGTGCACGCCGTCCTGATGGGGTACCAGAACCGCGCGCTCAAGGCGCCGGGGGAAGAATCGAAGTTTCTCGCTTCGATGCCGGGGCTGGTCGTCATGGAACGCATCTTCTTTCGCATCGTGGCGGCGGGCTTTCTCTGTCTCACGCTCGTTCTCGTGACGGGGTCGATTGCGACGAAGGAGCAGTACGGCGTCTTCATCCATCTCGACCACAAGATGATTCTCACGTGGCTCTCCTGGGCGATCTTCGGGTTGCTGCTCGCGGGCCGCTACTTTGCCGGGTGGCGCGCGAAGACCGCCCTCCGGTGGTTCTGGGTGGGTTTTGCTGTCCTCGTCATCGCGTACGTGGGCTACAGCTTCATCCTTGAAGTTTTCTGAGCACCAAGCATGGGACGCATTCTCTTTTTCGTGGGTCTCGCCGTCCTCGTGTGGGTGGCGTGGGCGATCTCGCGCCGCAACAACAAGCTCGACAACGAAGAGCGTCGCGAACTGCGGCGCCTGCGTCGGGAAAAGGCCGAAGGCGAAAAGCGTGCCGAGCGCACGCGAGCCCTCGGCGAAACGATGGTGAAGTGCGCGCACTGCGGCACGTACTTCCCGAAGAGCGAAGGCGTGCGCCGGGGCGACCGCCTTTACTGCTCGGTCAAGTGCCGCGACAAAGCGAACGACACGAAGGGAGCCGACCCGTCGTGACCGCTTCCGCGCTTTTCCCGCGCTCCGGCCGACTCGAAGGCCTCCTTCAGCGCACCTCCCCTCACTGCGACGCCCGCCCTGCGGGCGTTGTCGTTTCGCTCCTCGTGCTCCACTACATATCGCTCCCCGCAGGCGTCTTCGAGGGCGAATGCGTCGACCGGCTCTTTACGGGCACGTGGCGCGAAGGGGACCCCGAAGAGATTCGGGACCTGCGCGTCTCCGCACACTTTTTCATTCGCCGCAACGGAGAAATCCGTCAGTACGTCTCGATCGACGATCGGGCCTGGCATGCGGGACTCTCGAACTTTCGGGGCCGAAACGCCTGCAACGACTTTTCCGTGGGTGTCGAAATCGAAGGTACGGGCGAGGTGCCTTTCGAAGACGCGCAGTATGCGGCCTTGGGGCGCCTCGTCGAGCGGCTCGCGGCGCTCCTGCCTCTGGAATTCGTCACGGGCCACGAAGTGATCGCCCCGGGACGAAAGCAGGACCCCGGCCCCTTTTTCGACTGGGACCGCGTCGAGCGGATGTTGCCTTCCGGGCTCTCCCGCGCCACCGCGCCCGAGGATTGCGATCGAGCGGCGCTTGAAAAACGCATGCGGGAATTGGCGGCCGCCGCGGGCCGCTGACCGAGACGCCGCACCTCCATTCCGGGCATGCCTTGTTGCATGTCGGTACGGTTGCGTGCGTCCGACGGCGGGCGGTTTTGCTATAGTCCCGAGAAAATTTTCTTCACGACTCTTTTTCGAACCGTACCGCAACAAGGACCGACGCCGACATGCTCGCTTCTCTCCTTCAGCTCGTTATCGGCCTCGTCACGACCATCGTCGGGGCGATGCTTCTTCTTCGCGCCTGGCTTTACTACTGGGCCGTGTCGTCGCGCCATCCGCTCGTCGAGATGTCGCGCCGCACGACCGACTGGCTCGTCGGGCCGCTCTCGAAAATCGCTCCCGCCAAGGCGGGGATCGACCGCGCGTCGATTTTGGGGGCGTTTCTCACGGCCTGCGTGACGGTGGTGCTCATGCGGCTTCTTGCGGGCGGCTTCATCGCCGCGCCGCTCGGCCTCGCGATCGCGCCCTTCGCGCTCCTTTTGCGCTGGGCGCTCGAAATGATTTCCTGGGGTACGCTCATCTGGGCGGTGCTCACGTGGGTGAATCCGGGGAGCCCCATGACCTACACGCTCGCCCTCCTGATCGACCCCTTCCTGCGTCCGGTGCGCCGCATGCTCCCGAACTTCAAGGGGATCGACTTTGCGCCCCTCGTCGTCATTCTGCTCGCGAACGTGCTCCTCATTTTCGTTGCGCCCCTTTCGCGCGGGTATCTCGTCTTCTGACGCGTCCCGAC
It encodes:
- the ruvB gene encoding Holliday junction branch migration DNA helicase RuvB; the encoded protein is MSADERLIAGETASPNEENIDRALRPTMLADYVGQQAVREQLHIFIEAAKRRGDPLDHLLLFGPPGLGKTTLAHIVAHEMGVNLRQTSGPVLERPGDLAAILTNLEKNDVLFIDEIHRLSPVVEEILYPALEDYQIDIMIGEGPAARSIKIDLPPFTLIGATTRAGSLTNPLRARFGIVNQLQFYTTEELVTIVRRSARLLGVAIDPEGAREVACRSRGTPRVANRLLRRVRDYAEVKHDGTITQEVANRALTMLDVDPAGLDMIDRKFLLTILEKFSGGPVGIENLAAAVGEDRDTLEDVVEPYLIQQGFVQRTPRGRMATMLAWEHFRMPPPGAEAMLVKAFAEK
- the ruvA gene encoding Holliday junction branch migration protein RuvA, which produces MIGRLRGQLLEKRPPQILVDVSGVGYEVDVPMSTFCNLPAEGAEVTLFTHLVVREDAQLLYGFATGAERAAFRELIKISGVGPRIALAILSGLSPEKLSEAVESGETAPLIRVPGIGKKTAERLVLELKGKLAGSAIVTGLFAAAGATEASSHNADILSALLALGYSEREAKAAMKGLPPEASVSDGIRLALKALAR
- the ruvC gene encoding crossover junction endodeoxyribonuclease RuvC — encoded protein: MPDALGTSPTTAPLRILGMDPGLNHTGWAVVEASGGTERFVACGVIDVPDGELAFRLGVITSRLTELIETHRPTVCSAERVFVNINPQSTLRLGQARGAALVAAALKGLRVEEFTPSEIKQAVTGSGKADKAQIQQMMALLFGLETLPRTDAADALACALCCSHTLKLRALERSGATARTYATARRGASSRGARAAWTQLLQKGTRS
- the ffh gene encoding signal recognition particle protein, translating into MFDSLSQRLSKIVKTMRGQARLTEENTRDMLREVRMALLEADVALPVVREVLARIKEKAMGEEVVGNLNPGQALVGVVQRELTAVIGGDLTEEERSLNLRVQPPAVILLAGLQGAGKTTSAGKLAKYLVETMKKKVLTVSADVYRPAAIDQLKTVTEQAGADWFPSTPNEKPLDIAAGAIDHARRRFYDVLIVDTAGRLAIDEAMMREVAELNTFLKPAETLFVIDAMLGQDAVNTAKAFHERLPLTGIILTKTDGDSRGGAALSVRHVTGKPIKFVGSGEKLTGFDAFDPEAMASRILGMGDIVGLVKDVTKSINIAEAEKLATKLKAGDRFDLNDFRAQLAQMGAMDNFSSILEKLPAQFQEMAGKVNDKEVQKQVRRTMGIIDSMTPLERRKPELIKASRKKRIALGAGVPVQEVNRLLKQFEQTQEMMKRMKKGGLSRMMRALGGMGLPGMGGFGGLKP
- a CDS encoding cytochrome C assembly family protein; amino-acid sequence: MTMMTICTGLAALLYLAAGTAIVGAMKNDTPRASGLIRVPILLGMLLQGYAIQGEMFRADAVHFGFGFAISVTFFFAVLVLLVESYVHRLHGQFGIILVAAAFAVLLPVVFPGQPIPAAEWTTLFRWHLLLAIAAYGFMTIALVHAVLMGYQNRALKAPGEESKFLASMPGLVVMERIFFRIVAAGFLCLTLVLVTGSIATKEQYGVFIHLDHKMILTWLSWAIFGLLLAGRYFAGWRAKTALRWFWVGFAVLVIAYVGYSFILEVF
- a CDS encoding PP0621 family protein → MGRILFFVGLAVLVWVAWAISRRNNKLDNEERRELRRLRREKAEGEKRAERTRALGETMVKCAHCGTYFPKSEGVRRGDRLYCSVKCRDKANDTKGADPS
- the ampD gene encoding 1,6-anhydro-N-acetylmuramyl-L-alanine amidase AmpD — its product is MTASALFPRSGRLEGLLQRTSPHCDARPAGVVVSLLVLHYISLPAGVFEGECVDRLFTGTWREGDPEEIRDLRVSAHFFIRRNGEIRQYVSIDDRAWHAGLSNFRGRNACNDFSVGVEIEGTGEVPFEDAQYAALGRLVERLAALLPLEFVTGHEVIAPGRKQDPGPFFDWDRVERMLPSGLSRATAPEDCDRAALEKRMRELAAAAGR
- a CDS encoding YggT family protein codes for the protein MLASLLQLVIGLVTTIVGAMLLLRAWLYYWAVSSRHPLVEMSRRTTDWLVGPLSKIAPAKAGIDRASILGAFLTACVTVVLMRLLAGGFIAAPLGLAIAPFALLLRWALEMISWGTLIWAVLTWVNPGSPMTYTLALLIDPFLRPVRRMLPNFKGIDFAPLVVILLANVLLIFVAPLSRGYLVF